A portion of the Mycoplasmopsis mustelae genome contains these proteins:
- the rpsE gene encoding 30S ribosomal protein S5 gives MENNELKNAPVKPVAGTKEVTAKKAPHSQKTQETKNTERPERRNIKKAPTRTNNRRFKEVSEYIEKVIDIARVTKVVKGGRRFSFSAFVVIGNQKGSIGYGHGKANEVPDAIKKAIKDAKNNLIIVPVDPKTATIPHEVNAKFLASKVMLKPASKGKGLIASGTVRAVVELAGYKDIVTKTYGSRSKTNTVKATVKALQQLRTPEQIAELRNKDVKDLR, from the coding sequence ATGGAAAATAATGAATTAAAAAACGCACCTGTTAAACCAGTCGCTGGTACAAAAGAAGTTACTGCAAAGAAAGCTCCCCATTCACAAAAAACACAAGAAACTAAAAATACCGAGCGTCCTGAACGTCGTAATATTAAAAAAGCTCCAACTCGTACAAATAATCGTCGTTTTAAAGAAGTTTCTGAATATATTGAAAAGGTCATTGATATTGCTCGTGTTACCAAAGTTGTTAAAGGTGGAAGAAGATTTAGTTTTTCTGCATTTGTAGTAATCGGAAATCAAAAAGGAAGTATTGGATACGGTCACGGAAAAGCAAATGAAGTCCCAGATGCAATTAAAAAAGCGATTAAAGATGCAAAAAATAATCTTATCATCGTTCCTGTTGATCCAAAAACTGCAACCATTCCACATGAAGTTAATGCTAAATTTTTAGCTTCAAAAGTTATGTTAAAACCAGCAAGTAAAGGGAAAGGATTGATTGCTTCTGGAACTGTTCGTGCTGTTGTAGAATTAGCTGGTTATAAAGATATTGTAACCAAAACTTACGGATCTCGCTCTAAAACTAATACTGTTAAAGCAACCGTTAAAGCATTACAACAACTAAGAACTCCTGAACAAATTGCTGAATTAAGAAATAAAGATGTAAAGGACTTAAGATAA